One genomic segment of Anaerolineae bacterium includes these proteins:
- a CDS encoding isoprenylcysteine carboxylmethyltransferase family protein, with amino-acid sequence MKDKVTRNEGRVLVALSPYRLVASLPLFAQGMNSPRRTRREWALDVGAATLWAIYAGAYLQRALTAHRLMDLGLFLFYSVVVWLFVTRAPAQRHAPWPAALFAWGSTVLPVLGLSSSPVGWQTLGMIIQGLSLVSLTVAALSLGRSFAIAPADRGLRTGGAYRWIRHPMYASELMFYAGYLLANWSWRNLAVGGLVVLCVLIRIHYEEQLIAGYHEYARQVRWRLIPRVW; translated from the coding sequence ATGAAAGACAAGGTAACGAGAAACGAGGGAAGAGTCCTCGTCGCCCTGTCACCTTATCGCCTTGTGGCCTCGTTGCCTCTATTTGCCCAGGGGATGAACTCGCCTCGACGCACGCGGCGAGAGTGGGCGTTGGATGTAGGGGCAGCGACCCTTTGGGCTATCTATGCCGGAGCCTATTTGCAGCGCGCCTTGACTGCGCACAGGCTGATGGACCTCGGACTGTTCCTCTTTTACTCAGTGGTGGTTTGGCTTTTTGTGACGCGGGCGCCGGCGCAAAGGCACGCCCCCTGGCCCGCAGCCTTGTTCGCTTGGGGGAGCACAGTTTTGCCTGTCCTTGGATTGTCTTCATCGCCCGTAGGCTGGCAGACGCTGGGAATGATCATCCAAGGGTTAAGTCTGGTCAGCCTCACCGTCGCGGCCCTCTCACTAGGCCGCAGCTTTGCGATCGCGCCGGCGGATCGAGGCCTGCGTACGGGGGGAGCCTATCGATGGATCCGGCATCCCATGTACGCTAGCGAGCTGATGTTTTACGCGGGCTATCTCCTAGCGAACTGGTCCTGGCGGAATCTGGCGGTAGGTGGGTTGGTCGTCCTTTGTGTCCTTATACGCATTCATTACGAAGAGCAGCTCATCGCTGGCTATCATGAATATGCCCGACAGGTGCGTTGGCGCCTGATCCCGCGGGTTTGGTAG
- the cpaB gene encoding Flp pilus assembly protein CpaB, protein MQRKRGWVWLTSGIVLALLAGLLSFRMLAQAAAAASQAQRVEMSSVVVAVQDIPLRSVIREGQVAVKQVPTELVPAGAAVSLADAVGKIARQEIAAGEIVLTHRLVEPTVKGRDIAFTMPEDKVVIALPASDLMSQLGFLKPGDRVDLLFTVRVPSVAEEKLVTLNAIQNLEIAAMAMPPLLSETNIQEDQGPTTVLSNKGALLFAVSAQDALTIKFLKDSGAILDIALRAPTSEQMLEAEAVDMPYVADRYKFSPASAP, encoded by the coding sequence ATGCAACGAAAGCGGGGATGGGTTTGGCTTACCAGCGGAATCGTGCTGGCTTTGTTAGCCGGGCTGTTGTCCTTCCGGATGTTGGCGCAGGCAGCGGCCGCCGCGAGCCAGGCACAGCGGGTCGAGATGAGCTCCGTGGTGGTGGCGGTGCAGGACATCCCCCTGCGAAGCGTGATTCGGGAAGGCCAGGTAGCTGTGAAGCAAGTTCCTACCGAGCTGGTGCCGGCCGGGGCCGCCGTATCGTTGGCGGATGCCGTGGGCAAGATCGCCCGACAAGAGATCGCCGCCGGCGAGATCGTGTTGACCCACCGGCTGGTGGAGCCGACGGTGAAGGGACGAGACATCGCCTTCACCATGCCCGAGGACAAAGTGGTGATCGCCCTGCCCGCGTCTGACTTGATGAGCCAGCTCGGGTTTCTCAAGCCGGGCGATCGCGTGGACCTGCTGTTCACGGTGCGTGTCCCCAGCGTGGCAGAGGAAAAGCTGGTCACCCTGAACGCAATCCAGAACCTGGAGATCGCAGCCATGGCGATGCCGCCCCTGTTGTCGGAGACCAACATCCAGGAGGACCAAGGCCCTACTACGGTACTATCCAACAAAGGGGCTTTGCTCTTCGCCGTGAGCGCCCAGGATGCCCTCACCATCAAGTTCCTGAAGGACTCCGGGGCGATCTTGGACATCGCCCTGCGCGCCCCCACCAGCGAGCAGATGTTGGAGGCGGAGGCGGTGGATATGCCTTATGTGGCTGATCGTTACAAATTCTCGCCCGCATCCGCGCCATAA
- a CDS encoding pilus assembly protein TadG-related protein: protein MGLVRQRLSMGWLIRLYPSRGREDGQSLVVITLAMVALLAMTALTIDGAYAYAQYRRMQNAADLAAIAGARALGLGKSAGEIVQEIGRYAQANGADTFSYYFIDGNGQPVGGLGSAYGVHVIARRTFPTFLAAIVGINQMTTSAESEASLYGIGGAGNLLPIAIREGAFEYGRTYELWDDRHEAPGAFGWVDWDGGGGGANELADNIASPSNSGYWRIGQQVPAETGVKVGAQVRNALDLWKNRNVTVLFYNRISGSGSNTRYTISGFGEFVLVNYDFQGNNKRIWGYFIRRVTTGEPGGPRFGLQGVRLIR from the coding sequence GTGGGGCTGGTGAGACAGAGGTTGAGCATGGGATGGCTCATCCGGTTATATCCCTCACGCGGGCGAGAGGATGGCCAATCGCTGGTGGTGATCACCCTGGCCATGGTGGCCCTGTTGGCCATGACAGCCCTGACCATAGACGGCGCCTACGCCTACGCGCAGTACCGGCGAATGCAGAATGCGGCCGATCTGGCGGCCATCGCCGGCGCGCGAGCTCTAGGGCTAGGGAAATCGGCCGGTGAGATCGTCCAGGAGATCGGCCGCTATGCTCAAGCTAACGGCGCCGACACCTTCTCGTATTACTTCATTGACGGGAATGGTCAACCAGTGGGAGGGCTGGGGAGCGCGTACGGCGTCCACGTCATCGCCCGGCGGACCTTTCCCACATTCCTGGCGGCGATCGTGGGGATCAACCAGATGACCACCTCAGCCGAAAGCGAGGCGAGCCTGTACGGGATCGGGGGTGCTGGCAACCTACTGCCCATAGCTATCCGCGAGGGCGCTTTTGAGTACGGCCGGACTTACGAGCTATGGGATGATCGCCATGAGGCGCCCGGGGCCTTCGGCTGGGTGGACTGGGATGGCGGCGGGGGTGGTGCTAATGAGCTGGCTGACAACATCGCCAGCCCTTCTAACAGCGGTTATTGGCGGATCGGCCAGCAGGTCCCCGCTGAAACGGGTGTGAAGGTGGGAGCCCAGGTCCGCAACGCCTTAGACCTGTGGAAGAACCGCAACGTGACCGTGCTCTTCTACAACAGGATCAGCGGCTCAGGCTCGAACACCCGCTATACCATCTCCGGCTTTGGCGAGTTTGTGCTGGTGAACTACGACTTCCAGGGGAACAACAAGCGCATCTGGGGGTATTTCATCCGCCGCGTCACCACCGGTGAGCCGGGCGGCCCTCGATTCGGACTACAGGGAGTTCGGCTGATAAGATGA
- a CDS encoding type II secretion system F family protein: MLVEDGPYVAVSFLWLISGMITAGVVLAWVGARQLYKAPSIRDRFARYVVITQTPDEMELQQPLSERVFKPIFRQLLQWLGQLTPTGNMEEISRRLIIAGRPGNLSAIDFVGLKLLSSLCVGSLAALYFFSRGLPAMAALLFSIAGALVGQLLPSFWLKNVIKRRKALILKILPDALDMLSICVDAGLGFDAALLKVAEKWDNPLSREFGRVVSEIRMGVRRVEALRHMAERVDVPEVHSFVAVLIQADRLGVSIAEILHVQSEQLRMRRRQWAEEQARKAPTKMLFPLILFIFPALFVVILGPAVPRFVEAFAHMR, from the coding sequence ATGCTCGTCGAAGATGGACCCTACGTTGCCGTGTCTTTCCTCTGGCTGATCAGCGGGATGATCACGGCCGGCGTCGTCCTGGCCTGGGTCGGGGCGAGACAGCTCTATAAGGCCCCATCCATACGAGATCGCTTTGCTCGGTACGTGGTGATCACACAGACCCCGGACGAGATGGAGCTGCAGCAGCCCCTATCTGAACGGGTGTTCAAGCCCATATTCCGGCAGCTTCTGCAGTGGCTGGGGCAACTCACGCCGACGGGCAACATGGAGGAGATCAGCCGTCGGTTGATCATCGCGGGCCGGCCGGGGAACCTCAGCGCGATCGACTTCGTTGGGCTGAAGTTGCTGTCCAGCTTGTGCGTCGGCAGCTTGGCCGCATTGTACTTCTTCAGTCGCGGTCTGCCGGCGATGGCTGCGCTCCTGTTCTCCATCGCTGGGGCGCTGGTCGGGCAGCTCCTGCCCAGCTTTTGGCTTAAGAACGTGATCAAACGGCGCAAGGCGTTGATCCTCAAAATCTTGCCCGACGCCCTGGATATGCTGAGCATCTGCGTGGATGCCGGGCTGGGGTTCGATGCCGCGCTGTTGAAGGTGGCCGAAAAGTGGGATAACCCGCTCAGTCGGGAGTTCGGCCGTGTCGTCAGCGAGATCCGCATGGGGGTGCGACGCGTCGAGGCACTGCGGCACATGGCCGAGCGCGTCGATGTGCCAGAGGTACACTCGTTCGTGGCGGTCCTTATCCAGGCCGATCGCCTAGGGGTAAGCATCGCAGAGATCCTGCATGTCCAATCCGAACAACTGCGCATGCGTCGCCGTCAGTGGGCCGAGGAGCAGGCCCGTAAAGCGCCCACGAAGATGCTTTTCCCTCTGATCTTGTTCATCTTCCCGGCGTTGTTCGTGGTGATTCTCGGTCCTGCGGTGCCGCGCTTTGTCGAAGCGTTCGCCCACATGAGGTGA
- a CDS encoding type II secretion system F family protein, which translates to MLWMIPLLISSAVLAFFVGIYRLSSTEAKIEARLESVPATFTPRRMPRDERRVRDGKLRGFWSLVLRPLSAYTKRVEIELTRANLKLTATEYMLFSAGLISVSFLVGMAFTRQVIPGLALAALATQVPRFYLRRLQNQRLKAFQEQLPDVLNLLVSSLRAGYGLLHAMEVVAQEMPNPSAEEFSKVVRETALGFSLPEALAHLVRRVDSDDLELIATAIAVQHEVGGNLAEILETIGNTIRERVRIKGEISVMTTQQRITGYVLSAMPFILGVILLVINPDYMMTIFQPRWIFIPGIALGMMILGNWMIRRILNQELA; encoded by the coding sequence ATGCTTTGGATGATCCCACTTTTGATCTCTAGCGCTGTGCTGGCCTTTTTCGTTGGGATTTACCGGCTAAGCAGCACTGAGGCCAAGATCGAGGCACGCTTGGAATCGGTTCCTGCCACTTTTACGCCTCGGCGAATGCCCAGGGACGAAAGGCGGGTAAGGGATGGAAAGCTGCGAGGTTTCTGGTCTCTCGTTCTGCGCCCTCTATCAGCCTATACCAAGCGTGTAGAAATAGAACTGACGCGGGCGAACCTGAAGCTTACGGCCACTGAGTACATGCTGTTCAGCGCAGGCTTGATCAGCGTAAGCTTCCTGGTCGGGATGGCATTCACAAGGCAGGTGATCCCTGGCCTTGCGTTGGCGGCCCTCGCCACCCAAGTGCCACGCTTCTATCTGCGCCGGCTACAAAATCAGCGCCTGAAGGCTTTTCAGGAGCAGCTTCCTGACGTGCTGAACTTGTTGGTCAGCTCGTTAAGGGCAGGATATGGGCTTCTCCATGCCATGGAGGTGGTGGCCCAGGAGATGCCTAACCCCTCTGCCGAGGAGTTTTCCAAGGTGGTCCGGGAGACCGCTCTCGGCTTCTCGCTTCCAGAGGCCCTAGCCCATTTGGTTCGCCGCGTGGACAGCGATGACCTCGAGCTCATCGCGACAGCCATCGCCGTTCAGCACGAGGTCGGCGGCAACCTAGCCGAGATCTTGGAGACCATCGGCAACACCATCCGCGAGCGGGTGCGCATCAAAGGTGAGATCAGCGTGATGACCACGCAGCAGCGGATCACGGGATATGTGCTCAGCGCCATGCCTTTCATCCTGGGCGTCATCCTTCTGGTGATCAATCCCGATTATATGATGACCATCTTCCAGCCGCGCTGGATCTTTATCCCTGGCATTGCGCTGGGGATGATGATCCTCGGCAACTGGATGATCCGACGGATCCTAAACCAGGAATTGGCATAG